A section of the Lathamus discolor isolate bLatDis1 chromosome 6, bLatDis1.hap1, whole genome shotgun sequence genome encodes:
- the INAFM2 gene encoding putative transmembrane protein INAFM2 has translation MKEKEAGAERGKPATYTGEKKARMAAKTNKKWVRLATVLAYVLSVSLAAIVLAVYYSLIWQPVRGGSGPGPAAATAASQPRAAPPGPAASPAAGPTRDAAPRPGPGPTDMDSERPDASPPPPPPPGAEAGAAGGP, from the coding sequence ATGAAGGAGAAGGAGGCGGGGGCGGAGCGGGGCAAGCCCGCCACTTACACCGGCGAGAAGAAGGCGCGCATGGCGGCCAAGACCAACAAGAAGTGGGTGCGCCTGGCCACCGTGCTGGCCTACGTCCTCTCCGTGTCGCTGGCCGCCATCGTCCTCGCCGTCTACTACAGCCTCATCTGGCAGCCGGTGCGCGGCGGCTCCGGCCCCGGCCCTGCGGCCGCCACCGCCGCCTCGCagccccgcgccgcgccgccgggCCCCGCGGCCAGCCCCGCGGCCGGCCCCACGCGGGACGCGGCGCCGCgacccggccccggccccacgGACATGGACTCGGAGCGTCCGGACGcgtcgccgccgccgccgccgccgcccggggcTGAGGCGGGCGCTGCGGGCGGCCCCTGA